The proteins below come from a single Osmerus mordax isolate fOsmMor3 chromosome 3, fOsmMor3.pri, whole genome shotgun sequence genomic window:
- the jpt1b gene encoding jupiter microtubule associated homolog 1b has product MTTTTTFQGMEPGAKNSSRVLRPPGGASNISFGTDDDKTPVRKNKMASNIFAEPDDPHAHRRNNPPGGQPTGILCGEPSAPLRRCPQPLLFPKNDGLEQTSICNSAAKVEVHEQANDECPEDGEAEQEQREEPSLPSAPSGASPAASSAAGRRNPPGGKSSLILG; this is encoded by the exons ATGACGACGACTACAACATTTCAAGGAATGGAGCCCGGGGCTAAAAACAGTTCCAG GGTACTGCGGCCGCCGGGCGGAGCATCCAACATATCTTTTGGCACAGATGATGACAAAACGCCTGTTCGCAAAAACAAAATGGCGTCCAACATCTTCGCAGAACCTGATGACCCCCACGCCCATCGGAGGAACAACCCACCTG GTGGGCAGCCCACTGGGATCTTGTGTGGGGAGCCCTCGGCCCCCCTGAGACGCTGCCCgcagcccctcctcttccccaaaAACGACGGCCTAGAGCAGACCTCGATCTGCAACTCTGCTGCTAAG GTTGAAGTGCATGAACAGGCTAATGATG aatgTCCTGAGGACGGTGAAGCCgagcaggagcagagggaggagccaTCACTGCCCTCCGCTCCCTCGGGAGCCAGCCCTGCTGCCTCCTCCGCTGCTGGGCGAAGAAACCCCCCTGGTGGCAAGTCCAGTCTGATCCTGGGCTGA
- the sumo2b gene encoding small ubiquitin-related modifier 2, with translation MADEKPKEGVKTENNDHINLKVAGQDGSVVQFKIKRHTPLSKLMKAYCERQGLTMRQIRFRFDGQPINETDTPAQLEMEDEDTIDVFQQQTGGFN, from the exons ATGGCTGACGAAAAACCCAAG GAAGGAGTAAAGACTGAAAACAACGACCATATAAACTTAAAGGTGGCAGGACAAGATGGCTCGGTGGTGCAGTTCAAGATCAAAAGGCACACGCCGCTCAGTAAACTAATGAAGGCATACTGTGAGAGACAG GGATTGACAATGCGGCAAATCAGGTTCAGGTTTGATGGACAGCCAATAAACGAGACggacacacctgcacag TTGGAAATGGAAGATGAAGACACAATTGATGTGTTCCAACAACAGACAGGAGGCTTCAACTAA
- the LOC136940965 gene encoding uncharacterized protein isoform X2 has product MSCAFAWLILVLSHTALAGKGENRLVRLKEGESFTISCNPSIKKQESLILRARLDKDETQVLNLDLKTKTFTTIPVLKHRLNYTENGDPNNLLITISNLTVEDTKIYWCEYIHFDNVSGNILMTDDGESVLLVVDGTCSAAATDQCDATKASSLCWYLLFGLASIFCTLLLIGLIVYICPKARRAKKTVSPTRTNDVYEDMRATIRR; this is encoded by the exons ATGTCTTGTGCTTTTGCCTGGCTCAtccttgttctctctcacacagcccTGGCTGGAAAAG GAGAGAACAGACTAGTGCGCCTAAAGGAAGGTGAATCTTTCACCATCAGCTGCAACCCCAGTATAAAGAAGCAAGAGTCCCTAATCCTGCGTGCCCGCCTGGATAAAGATGAGACCCAAGTGTTAAACCTTGATCTGAAAACAAAGACATTCACCACAATACCTGTACTTAAACACAGACTGAACTACACTGAGAATGGAGACCCTAACAATTTGTTGATCACCATTTCAAACCTGACGGTAGAGGACACAAAAATCTACTGGTGTGAATACATCCATTTTGATAATGTGTCTGGAAATATCCTCATGACAGACGATGGGGAGTCTGTCCTGCTGGTGGTGGACGGTACGTGTTCTGCTGCAG CTACAGATCAATGTGATGCCACTAAGGCTTCATCTTTATGCTGGTATTTGCTCTTTGGGTTGGCCTCGATCTTCTGCACACTGCTCTTAATTGGCCTCATCGTCTACATCTGCCCCAAg GCCAGGCGGGCCAAGAAGACAGTGTCCCCAACTAGGACCAACGATGTCTACGAGGACATGCGGGCCACAATCAGACGTTAG
- the LOC136940965 gene encoding uncharacterized protein isoform X1, with the protein MSCAFAWLILVLSHTALAGKGENRLVRLKEGESFTISCNPSIKKQESLILRARLDKDETQVLNLDLKTKTFTTIPVLKHRLNYTENGDPNNLLITISNLTVEDTKIYWCEYIHFDNVSGNILMTDDGESVLLVVDGTCSAAATDQCDATKASSLCWYLLFGLASIFCTLLLIGLIVYICPKKKARRAKKTVSPTRTNDVYEDMRATIRR; encoded by the exons ATGTCTTGTGCTTTTGCCTGGCTCAtccttgttctctctcacacagcccTGGCTGGAAAAG GAGAGAACAGACTAGTGCGCCTAAAGGAAGGTGAATCTTTCACCATCAGCTGCAACCCCAGTATAAAGAAGCAAGAGTCCCTAATCCTGCGTGCCCGCCTGGATAAAGATGAGACCCAAGTGTTAAACCTTGATCTGAAAACAAAGACATTCACCACAATACCTGTACTTAAACACAGACTGAACTACACTGAGAATGGAGACCCTAACAATTTGTTGATCACCATTTCAAACCTGACGGTAGAGGACACAAAAATCTACTGGTGTGAATACATCCATTTTGATAATGTGTCTGGAAATATCCTCATGACAGACGATGGGGAGTCTGTCCTGCTGGTGGTGGACGGTACGTGTTCTGCTGCAG CTACAGATCAATGTGATGCCACTAAGGCTTCATCTTTATGCTGGTATTTGCTCTTTGGGTTGGCCTCGATCTTCTGCACACTGCTCTTAATTGGCCTCATCGTCTACATCTGCCCCAA GAAAAAGGCCAGGCGGGCCAAGAAGACAGTGTCCCCAACTAGGACCAACGATGTCTACGAGGACATGCGGGCCACAATCAGACGTTAG
- the nup85 gene encoding nuclear pore complex protein Nup85, with product MEEVDVEPITTAIPGVNSDQKHLGFEWGPGDILVYETIYKASGAGNSGQECSPIHEVMKDEDIYSPNLRKLFNESHHIFVGLQRINEDQPSKNKKPQFVSISKNYRSVIRACMEELQQAAVCTQDAALVLQYSNQVSILLAIEMIWNLCEVLFIDAAPAGTLLLHLLDWVRLHKADVDEKAMEVLQSESPTEHPVYWDVVLSYVLQGRMDEARQVLVKQATLQPAARVMFKLMDNLLTKMPIYNPGGTQTLTEFDVKWRHWHEEVDRCIQDNSFASNPHLEVICKILVGDEDILLEHKELLSTWYHFLVSRLLFSHPTVKPTELHYYAQSSMDMFLDMRNAPEPLDSILLAAFEFDIHQVIKDCSIALNNWWFVAHLTDLLDHCKLLQSHNLHFGSNLREFLLLEYASGLFTHHSLWQLAVDYFDHCTEFGRVYLELQIERVPLDTERKALKVLRICEKRQMTEQVRSICKIMAKRALRNNRLGSALSWSIRAKDAAFATLISERFLQDYCTKGTFSDLDLIDNLGSSMLLSDRLTFLGKYREFHRLYGEKNFSQAAKLLLSLMTAKIAPRSFWMTLLTDALPLLEQKEVIFSADQTHELMFCLEELTSGTSLPNVDRPKQDEDIEATKIELLRLALARNLAMAIVKEGTVDV from the exons ATGGAGGAAGTAGATGTTGAGCCAATAACTACA GCTATTCCAGGGGTGAACAGCGATCAGAAGCACTTGGGATTTGAATGGGGTCCAGGAGATATATTGGTTTATGAGACCATCTACAAAGCTTCAG GTGCTGGAAATTCAGGGCAGGAGTGTTCCCCCATCCATGAGGTCATGAAAGATGAGGACATATATTCACCCAATTTAAGAAAACTTTTCAATGAGTCCCATCACATCTTTGTCGGACTGCAGAGAATCAATGAAGACCAGCCCAGCAAGAACAAGAAACCCCA ATTTGTCAGTATAAGCAAAAACTACAGATCAGTGATCCGAGCTTGCATGGAAGAGCTTCAGCAGGCTGCAg TGTGTACACAAGATGCAGCTTTGGTCCTGCAATACAGCAATCAG GTGTCGATCCTGCTGGCTATAGAGATGATCTGGAATCTGTGCGAGGTGCTGTTCATCGACGCGGCTCCAG CTGGCACTCTGCTGCTCCACCTGCTAGACTGGGTGAGGCTGCATAAGGCCGACGTGGACGAGAAGGCCATGGAGGTGCTGCAGAGTGAGAGCCCCACAGAGCACCCAGTTTACTGGGATGTG GTGCTGAGCTACGTGCTGCAGGGGAGGATGGACGAGGCCAGGCAGGTCCTGGTGAAGCAGGCCACTCTGCAGCCTGCGGCCAGGGTCATGTTCAAACTCATGGACAACCTCCTCACAAAGATGCCCATCTACAAT CCTGGAGGAACCCAGACGCTGACCGAGTTTGACGTcaagtggaggcactggcacgagGAAGTGGACCGCTGTATCCAGGACAACTCCTTTGCCAGCAACCCCCATCTGGAAGTCATCTGTAAG ATCTTGGTAGGGGATGAGGATATTCTACTGGAACACAAGGAGCTGCTGAGCACCTGGTATCACTTCCTGGTTTCCAGGCTGCTCTTTTCTCACCCAACAGTAAAGCCTACAGAGCTGCACTACTATGCACAG tccaGTATGGACATGTTTCTGGACATGAGGAATGCTCCGGAGCCTCTGGACAGTATCCTGCTGGCGGCGTTTGAGTTTGATATCCACCAGGTCATCAAGGACTGCAG CATCGCTCTCAACAACTGGTGGTTTGTGGCGCATTTGACGGATCTCCTGGACCACTGTAAACTGCTCCAGTCTCACAATCTACA CTTTGGCTCTAACTTGAGGGAGTTTCTGTTGCTGGAGTATGCCTCAGGTCTCTTTACACACCACAG TCTGTGGCAGCTGGCGGTGGACTACTTTGACCACTGTACGGAGTTTGGGCGTGTGTACCTGGAGCTGCAGATTGAGCGTGTCCCTCTGGACACGGAGCGCAAAGCCCTGAAGGTGCTGAGGATCTGTGAGAAGAGGCAGATGACTGAGCAAG TGAGGAGCATCTGCAAGATCATGGCCAAGAGAGCTCTGAGGAACAACCGCCTGGGCTCGGCTCTCTCCTGGAGCATCCGAGCTAAAGATGCAGCCTTCGCCACGCTCATCTCCGAGAg GTTCCTTCAGGATTACTGCACCAAAGGCACCTTctctgatctggacctgattGACAACCTGGGATCGTCCATGCTGCTCAGTGACAGACTCACATTCCTGG GAAAGTATCGCGAGTTCCACCGGCTGTACGGCGAGAAGAATTTTTCACAGGCCGCTaagctccttctctccctcatgaCGGCCAAAATTGCTCCCCGAAGCTTCTGGATGACCCTGCTGACAGATGCCCTGCCCCTGCTGGAACAGAAAGAG GTGATCTTCTCTGCTGACCAGACCCACGAGCTTATGTTCTGTCTGGAGGAGCTCACTTCAGGGACGAGCCTGCCTAACGTTGACAGACCCAAACAG GATGAGGATATTGAGGCCACTAAGATTGAGCTTCTGAGACTAGCACTCGCCCGCAACCTGGCCATGGCTATCGTGAAAGAGGGGACTGTGGATGTTTGA
- the LOC136940965 gene encoding uncharacterized protein isoform X3, whose translation MSCAFAWLILVLSHTALAGKGENRLVRLKEGESFTISCNPSIKKQESLILRARLDKDETQVLNLDLKTKTFTTIPVLKHRLNYTENGDPNNLLITISNLTVEDTKIYWCEYIHFDNVSGNILMTDDGESVLLVVDATDQCDATKASSLCWYLLFGLASIFCTLLLIGLIVYICPKKKARRAKKTVSPTRTNDVYEDMRATIRR comes from the exons ATGTCTTGTGCTTTTGCCTGGCTCAtccttgttctctctcacacagcccTGGCTGGAAAAG GAGAGAACAGACTAGTGCGCCTAAAGGAAGGTGAATCTTTCACCATCAGCTGCAACCCCAGTATAAAGAAGCAAGAGTCCCTAATCCTGCGTGCCCGCCTGGATAAAGATGAGACCCAAGTGTTAAACCTTGATCTGAAAACAAAGACATTCACCACAATACCTGTACTTAAACACAGACTGAACTACACTGAGAATGGAGACCCTAACAATTTGTTGATCACCATTTCAAACCTGACGGTAGAGGACACAAAAATCTACTGGTGTGAATACATCCATTTTGATAATGTGTCTGGAAATATCCTCATGACAGACGATGGGGAGTCTGTCCTGCTGGTGGTGGACG CTACAGATCAATGTGATGCCACTAAGGCTTCATCTTTATGCTGGTATTTGCTCTTTGGGTTGGCCTCGATCTTCTGCACACTGCTCTTAATTGGCCTCATCGTCTACATCTGCCCCAA GAAAAAGGCCAGGCGGGCCAAGAAGACAGTGTCCCCAACTAGGACCAACGATGTCTACGAGGACATGCGGGCCACAATCAGACGTTAG